One stretch of Xanthomonas sp. DAR 35659 DNA includes these proteins:
- a CDS encoding carboxy terminal-processing peptidase: MKFKASAFLLAFALTAPLALFARTDAPALPAASTADQATTAKLVYGLLSDSRYAYRPRALDEATSKEVFKKYLETLDGSKQFFTQADIDKFAPFQASLGANIASGQLDPAFQVFAVYRQRVDERIGYARKLLKQDFDFNGDEKFEYDRKDVPWPKDNQELDELWRKSVMNDWLRLKLAGKKPEDIRKTLDKRYANLADSVKELKSEDVFQFFMNAYTNTVDPHTDYFTPRTAENFNQQMSLSLEGIGAQLQKQDDMVVIREVIPGGPAAVDGTLKPGDRIVGVGQGKSGPVEDVIGWRIDDVVAKIRGDKDTQVRLEYIPAEAGVDGKHRQLLLTRQKVRLAEQAAKGETISLPAKDGEPARRIGVIKLPAFYQDFEGRRRNASDYASATRDVAKLLAGFKTDKVDGVVLDLRNNGGGSLDEAIELTGLFIEQGPVVQVRESGGRVTVNSDDKPGVAWDGPLAVLINRGSASASEIFAGAIQDYGRGLIIGETSFGKGTVQNIVDLDRWPANETDRFGQVKLTIAQFFRVSGSSTQHKGVVPDIAFPASVDATEFGESTYDNALPWTRIAAVPHTQYGNFATLLPRLETLHASRIATDKEFQWWEEDVQQFRTEAAKKYVVLNEAERRAEREKQDVQRKQRQEMRKQLGLPLDPLADDSSDDGLTGNERDIVKDAAREKLVDKRPDPLLRESAAILADALNLLEKDRPLAVQVLPQSTGPGRWAD, translated from the coding sequence ATGAAATTCAAAGCTTCCGCCTTCCTGCTGGCGTTCGCCCTCACCGCGCCGCTGGCGCTGTTCGCCCGCACCGATGCGCCCGCGCTGCCGGCCGCGTCCACCGCCGACCAGGCGACCACCGCCAAGCTGGTGTACGGGCTGCTCTCCGACAGCCGCTACGCCTATCGGCCGCGCGCGCTCGACGAGGCGACCTCGAAGGAAGTCTTCAAGAAGTACCTGGAGACGCTGGACGGCAGCAAGCAGTTCTTTACACAGGCCGACATCGACAAGTTCGCGCCTTTCCAGGCTAGCCTCGGCGCCAACATCGCCTCCGGCCAGCTGGATCCGGCGTTCCAGGTGTTCGCCGTGTACCGGCAGCGCGTGGACGAGCGCATCGGCTATGCGCGCAAGCTGCTGAAGCAGGATTTCGATTTCAACGGCGACGAGAAGTTCGAGTACGACCGCAAGGACGTGCCGTGGCCGAAGGACAACCAGGAGCTGGACGAACTGTGGCGCAAGTCGGTGATGAACGACTGGCTGCGGCTCAAGCTCGCCGGCAAGAAGCCGGAGGACATCCGCAAGACGCTGGACAAGCGCTACGCGAACCTGGCCGATTCGGTGAAGGAACTGAAGAGCGAGGACGTGTTCCAGTTCTTCATGAACGCCTACACCAACACCGTCGACCCGCACACCGACTACTTCACCCCGCGTACCGCCGAGAACTTCAACCAGCAGATGTCGCTGTCGCTGGAGGGCATTGGCGCGCAGCTGCAGAAGCAGGACGACATGGTGGTGATCCGCGAGGTCATCCCGGGCGGTCCGGCCGCGGTGGACGGCACGTTGAAGCCGGGCGACCGCATCGTCGGCGTCGGCCAGGGCAAGTCGGGTCCGGTCGAGGACGTAATCGGCTGGCGCATCGACGACGTGGTCGCCAAGATCCGCGGCGACAAGGACACCCAAGTGCGCCTGGAGTACATCCCGGCCGAGGCCGGCGTGGACGGCAAGCACCGCCAGTTGCTGCTGACCCGGCAGAAGGTGCGCCTGGCCGAGCAGGCCGCCAAGGGCGAGACCATTTCCCTGCCGGCGAAGGACGGCGAACCGGCGCGGCGCATCGGCGTGATCAAGCTGCCGGCGTTCTACCAGGACTTCGAGGGCCGCCGCCGCAACGCCAGCGACTACGCCTCGGCGACCCGCGACGTGGCCAAGCTGCTCGCCGGCTTCAAGACCGACAAGGTCGACGGTGTGGTGCTGGACCTGCGCAACAACGGCGGCGGCTCGCTGGACGAGGCGATCGAACTGACCGGCCTGTTCATCGAGCAGGGCCCGGTGGTGCAGGTGCGCGAATCCGGCGGCCGCGTCACCGTCAACAGCGACGACAAGCCGGGCGTGGCCTGGGACGGCCCGCTGGCGGTGCTGATCAACCGCGGCTCGGCCTCGGCCTCGGAGATCTTCGCCGGCGCCATCCAGGACTACGGCCGCGGCCTGATCATCGGCGAAACCAGCTTCGGCAAGGGCACGGTGCAGAACATCGTCGACCTGGACCGCTGGCCGGCCAACGAGACCGACCGCTTCGGCCAGGTCAAGCTGACCATCGCCCAGTTCTTCCGCGTCAGCGGCAGCAGCACCCAGCACAAGGGCGTGGTGCCGGACATCGCGTTCCCGGCCAGCGTCGACGCCACCGAATTCGGCGAGAGCACCTACGACAACGCCTTGCCGTGGACCCGCATCGCCGCCGTGCCGCACACCCAGTACGGCAACTTCGCCACGCTGCTGCCGCGGCTGGAGACGCTGCACGCCAGCCGCATCGCCACCGACAAGGAATTCCAGTGGTGGGAAGAGGACGTGCAGCAGTTCCGCACCGAGGCGGCGAAGAAGTACGTGGTGCTCAACGAGGCCGAGCGCCGCGCCGAGCGCGAGAAGCAGGACGTGCAGCGCAAGCAGCGCCAGGAAATGCGCAAGCAGCTCGGCCTGCCGCTGGACCCGCTGGCCGACGACAGCAGCGACGACGGCCTGACCGGCAACGAGCGCGACATCGTCAAGGATGCCGCGCGCGAGAAGCTGGTGGACAAGCGCCCGGATCCGCTGCTGCGCGAGTCGGCGGCGATCCTGGCCGACGCGCTGAACCTGCTGGAGAAGGACCGCCCGCTGGCGGTACAGGTGCTGCCGCAGTCCACCGGCCCGGGGCGCTGGGCGGACTGA
- a CDS encoding sulfite exporter TauE/SafE family protein: MDSLALHLLPIAAVFCLAGFVKGVAGTGLPTVAMGLLGLWLAPPEAAALLVLPSLLTNLQQAWGEGAALLLRRLWPLLAAIVAGTWLSAGILVGADPALVRGGLGLLLAMYALLGLSRWQGRLAPRHEPWAGPLAGLATGLLSGATGVFVLPSLPYLVALGLPRETLMRALGYCFGTATLALAAALAWHGAFARAALGPSLLALLPTVAGLWLGARVRQRISAEAFRRVFFLTLLALGLHQVWQALG, from the coding sequence ATGGACTCCCTCGCCCTGCATCTGCTCCCGATCGCCGCGGTGTTCTGCCTGGCCGGTTTCGTCAAAGGCGTTGCCGGGACCGGCCTGCCGACGGTGGCGATGGGTCTGCTCGGGCTGTGGCTGGCGCCACCTGAAGCCGCCGCGCTGCTGGTCCTGCCGTCGCTGCTGACCAATCTGCAGCAGGCCTGGGGCGAAGGCGCGGCACTGCTGTTGCGGCGGCTGTGGCCGCTGCTGGCGGCGATCGTGGCCGGCACCTGGCTCAGCGCCGGCATCCTGGTCGGCGCCGATCCGGCACTGGTCCGGGGTGGACTCGGCTTACTGCTGGCAATGTACGCGCTGCTCGGCCTGAGCCGCTGGCAGGGCCGGCTGGCGCCGCGGCACGAACCCTGGGCCGGCCCGCTGGCCGGGCTGGCGACCGGCCTGCTGAGCGGCGCCACCGGCGTGTTCGTGCTGCCTTCGCTGCCGTATCTTGTCGCGCTGGGCCTGCCGCGCGAGACGCTGATGCGCGCGCTGGGCTATTGCTTCGGCACCGCGACCCTGGCGCTGGCCGCGGCGCTGGCCTGGCATGGCGCGTTCGCGCGCGCGGCACTGGGACCGTCGTTGCTGGCGTTGCTGCCCACCGTGGCGGGCCTGTGGCTGGGTGCGCGGGTGCGCCAGCGCATCTCCGCCGAGGCGTTCCGCCGGGTGTTCTTCCTGACCCTGCTGGCGCTGGGCCTGCATCAGGTGTGGCAGGCGCTGGGGTAG
- a CDS encoding LysR family transcriptional regulator encodes MHLDFTDLRLFAAVADAGSITAGAERAALSLAAASARIRALEQQAGATLLQRGRRGVTLTVAGAAAALRHARQLLRQAEAMRAELGDHAGTNQATVRLLANTAALYEWLPELLAEFLVAHPRIDLALRERGSTAAADAVREDRADLAVIADHADLTGLQARAFRRDRLVLVAAATHPLAQAPQVRLAQLWQAEFLGLADDSALQRHLRAQATRAGGQLRIRAHVHGIEPLCRMLARGAGVAILPQAALARVSVRDRLVAVPLDEPWAPRQLSIVWRATPTPAARQLLDWLCAHADAAVEDAG; translated from the coding sequence ATGCATCTGGATTTCACCGACCTGCGGCTGTTCGCGGCGGTCGCCGATGCCGGCAGCATCACTGCCGGGGCGGAGCGCGCCGCGCTGTCGCTGGCCGCGGCCAGTGCGCGCATCCGCGCGCTGGAACAGCAGGCAGGCGCGACGCTGCTGCAGCGCGGCCGCCGCGGCGTGACCCTCACCGTGGCCGGCGCGGCGGCCGCGCTGCGGCACGCGCGGCAACTGCTGCGCCAGGCCGAGGCGATGCGCGCGGAACTGGGCGATCACGCCGGCACCAATCAGGCCACGGTGCGGCTGCTGGCCAACACCGCGGCGCTGTACGAATGGCTGCCGGAACTGCTCGCCGAGTTCCTGGTCGCGCATCCGCGCATCGACCTGGCCTTGCGCGAACGGGGCAGCACCGCCGCCGCCGACGCGGTGCGCGAGGACCGCGCCGACCTGGCGGTGATCGCCGACCATGCCGATCTGACTGGCCTGCAGGCGCGGGCGTTCCGCCGGGACCGACTGGTACTGGTGGCCGCCGCCACGCACCCGTTGGCGCAGGCGCCGCAGGTGCGCCTGGCGCAGCTGTGGCAGGCGGAATTCCTCGGCCTGGCCGACGACAGCGCGCTGCAGCGGCACCTGCGTGCGCAGGCCACGCGCGCCGGCGGGCAGTTGCGCATCCGTGCCCATGTGCACGGCATCGAACCGCTGTGCCGGATGCTGGCACGCGGCGCGGGCGTGGCGATCCTGCCGCAGGCGGCGCTGGCGCGGGTCAGCGTGCGCGATCGGCTGGTCGCGGTGCCGCTGGATGAGCCGTGGGCGCCGCGGCAATTGTCGATCGTATGGCGCGCGACGCCGACGCCGGCGGCGCGCCAGTTGCTGGACTGGCTGTGCGCGCATGCCGATGCGGCAGTGGAGGACGCCGGCTGA
- a CDS encoding endonuclease/exonuclease/phosphatase family protein, which produces MPTFSLPLRARAMALAFALPLLALLAAPAGAAPAPAPLKVMSFNVRVPVDTDGDKRWDVRRSAMAALIRAQQPDVVGTQELVKRQADYLAEQLPEYRWFGRSRDGSEDGERMGIFYDSRRLKLVESGDFWLSDTPSVVGSISWGHPLPRMVNWGLFERVADGRRFYLFDTHLPYRDEDEAARAKGAALILARVQALPADVPVVVTGDFNTVPESPTYRTLTAGLADARAQVAKPLGPQATFHDFTGHPDRRIDWILSRGLRATHFATLDARPQCHWPSDHFPVMAEFAWSP; this is translated from the coding sequence ATGCCGACCTTTTCGCTTCCGCTGCGCGCACGCGCCATGGCGCTCGCCTTCGCCCTCCCCTTGCTCGCCCTGCTCGCCGCGCCGGCGGGCGCCGCGCCGGCACCGGCGCCGCTCAAGGTGATGAGTTTCAACGTGCGCGTGCCGGTCGACACCGATGGCGACAAGCGTTGGGACGTCCGCCGCAGCGCGATGGCGGCGCTGATCCGCGCACAGCAACCGGACGTGGTCGGCACCCAGGAACTGGTCAAGCGGCAGGCCGACTATCTGGCCGAACAGTTGCCCGAGTACCGCTGGTTCGGGCGCAGCCGCGACGGCAGCGAGGACGGCGAGCGCATGGGCATCTTCTACGACAGCCGGCGCCTGAAGCTGGTGGAGTCCGGCGATTTCTGGCTGTCGGACACGCCGTCGGTGGTGGGCAGCATCAGTTGGGGCCACCCGCTGCCGCGCATGGTCAACTGGGGCCTGTTCGAGCGCGTCGCCGACGGGCGCCGCTTCTACCTGTTCGACACCCACCTGCCCTACCGCGACGAGGACGAAGCCGCCCGCGCCAAGGGCGCCGCGCTGATCCTGGCGCGCGTGCAGGCGCTGCCGGCCGACGTGCCGGTGGTGGTCACCGGCGACTTCAACACCGTGCCGGAGTCGCCGACCTACCGCACCCTCACCGCCGGCCTGGCCGATGCGCGCGCGCAGGTGGCCAAGCCGCTCGGGCCGCAGGCGACGTTCCACGATTTCACCGGCCATCCGGACCGGCGCATCGACTGGATCCTGTCGCGCGGCCTGCGCGCCACGCACTTCGCCACGCTCGATGCGCGGCCACAGTGCCATTGGCCGTCGGATCACTTCCCGGTCATGGCCGAGTTCGCCTGGTCGCCCTGA
- a CDS encoding bifunctional nicotinamide-nucleotide adenylyltransferase/Nudix hydroxylase, with protein MLMEYDYLVFIGRFEPFHNGHAAVARHALARAQKLIFLIGSADTPRTIRNPWTVAERSVMIQAALEGAGERLILRPLRDHLYNESQWIAAVQSAVADAVRADGGGSEARIGLVGMDKDASSYYLREFPQWPLVDVQHTETLSATELRRYLFEAGSIDFHGALLMLRGNVPAPVFDMLEAFRKNSPSYAELLAEYQFIEQYRAAWKEAPYPPTFVTADAVVVHSGHVLLVRRRAAPGKGLWALPGGFVGQHESILDACLRELREETRLKLPVPVLKGSLKNRHVFDHPERSLRGRTITHAFHFEFTFGELPDVRGGDDADKARWIPVSEVLGMGPKLFEDHLHLLEFFLGRG; from the coding sequence ATGCTCATGGAATACGACTATCTGGTGTTCATCGGGCGCTTCGAGCCCTTCCACAACGGCCACGCCGCCGTTGCCCGCCACGCCCTGGCGCGTGCGCAGAAACTCATCTTCCTGATCGGCTCGGCCGACACTCCGCGCACCATCCGCAATCCGTGGACCGTCGCCGAACGCAGCGTGATGATCCAGGCCGCGCTCGAAGGCGCCGGCGAACGTCTGATCCTGCGCCCGTTGCGCGACCACCTGTACAACGAGAGCCAATGGATCGCCGCGGTGCAGTCGGCGGTGGCCGACGCGGTGCGCGCCGATGGCGGCGGCAGCGAGGCGCGCATCGGCCTGGTCGGCATGGACAAGGACGCCAGCAGCTACTACCTGCGCGAGTTCCCGCAGTGGCCGCTGGTCGATGTGCAGCACACGGAAACGCTGTCGGCGACCGAACTGCGCCGTTACCTATTCGAGGCCGGCAGCATCGACTTTCACGGCGCACTGCTGATGCTGCGCGGCAACGTGCCGGCGCCGGTGTTCGACATGCTCGAGGCGTTCCGCAAGAACTCGCCGTCGTACGCCGAACTGCTCGCCGAATATCAGTTCATCGAGCAGTACCGCGCGGCCTGGAAGGAGGCGCCGTATCCGCCGACCTTCGTCACCGCCGACGCGGTGGTGGTGCATTCGGGCCACGTGCTGCTGGTGCGCCGCCGTGCCGCGCCGGGCAAGGGCCTGTGGGCGCTGCCGGGCGGTTTCGTCGGCCAGCACGAGAGCATCCTCGATGCCTGCCTGCGCGAACTGCGCGAGGAGACCCGGCTGAAGCTGCCGGTGCCGGTGCTCAAGGGCTCGCTGAAGAACCGCCACGTGTTCGACCACCCCGAGCGCAGCCTGCGCGGGCGCACCATCACCCATGCGTTCCACTTCGAGTTCACCTTCGGCGAGCTGCCCGACGTGCGCGGCGGCGACGATGCCGACAAGGCGCGCTGGATTCCGGTCAGCGAAGTGCTGGGCATGGGGCCGAAGCTGTTCGAAGACCACCTGCACCTGCTCGAATTCTTCCTGGGCCGCGGTTGA
- a CDS encoding nicotinate phosphoribosyltransferase: protein MQCLNNLLLNTDSYKASHWLQYPAGTDATFFYVESRGGVYDRTVFFGLQSILKEALGRAITHADIDEARDLFAAHGEPFNEAGWRDIVDRLGGQLPIRIRAVPEGSVVPTHNALMTIESTDAQAYWVPSYLETLLLRIWYPVTVATVSWHAKQTIRQFLERTSDDPDGQLPFKLHDFGARGVSSLESAAIGGAAHLVNFLGTDTVSGLLLARAHYHEPMAGYSIPAAEHSTITSWGREREVDAYRNMLKQFGKPGGIVAVVSDSYDIFHAIREHWGTTLREEVIASGATVVIRPDSGDPVAVVHQCLELLDEAFGHSVNGKGYKVLNHVRVIQGDGVNPTSIRAILERVTSAGYATDNVAFGMGGALLQRLDRDTQKFALKCSAARVDGKWIDVYKDPITDKGKLSKRGRMSLLRHREYGGYRTEPVPASAASLDALARPAGYDDAMVTVWENGRLLHDWTFAQVRERADAARL, encoded by the coding sequence ATGCAATGCCTGAACAACCTGCTGCTCAACACCGATAGCTACAAGGCCAGCCACTGGCTGCAATACCCGGCCGGCACCGATGCCACGTTCTTCTACGTGGAATCGCGCGGCGGCGTCTACGACCGCACCGTGTTCTTCGGCCTGCAGTCGATCCTCAAGGAGGCGCTGGGCCGCGCCATCACCCATGCCGACATCGACGAGGCGCGCGACCTGTTCGCCGCGCACGGCGAGCCGTTCAACGAAGCCGGCTGGCGCGACATCGTCGACCGCCTCGGCGGGCAGTTGCCGATCCGCATCCGCGCCGTGCCCGAGGGCAGCGTGGTGCCGACCCACAACGCGCTGATGACCATCGAGTCCACCGACGCGCAGGCCTACTGGGTGCCGTCGTATCTGGAAACGCTGCTGCTGCGCATCTGGTATCCGGTCACCGTGGCCACGGTCAGCTGGCACGCCAAGCAGACCATCCGCCAGTTCCTGGAGCGCACCAGCGACGATCCGGACGGGCAGTTGCCGTTCAAGCTGCACGACTTCGGCGCGCGCGGCGTGTCCAGCCTGGAGTCGGCGGCGATCGGCGGCGCCGCGCACCTGGTCAACTTCCTCGGCACCGACACCGTGTCCGGACTGTTGCTGGCGCGCGCGCACTACCACGAGCCGATGGCCGGCTATTCGATCCCCGCCGCCGAGCACAGCACCATCACCAGTTGGGGCCGCGAGCGCGAAGTGGACGCGTACCGCAACATGCTCAAGCAGTTCGGCAAGCCGGGCGGCATCGTCGCGGTGGTCTCCGACAGCTACGACATCTTCCACGCGATCCGCGAGCACTGGGGCACCACGTTACGCGAAGAGGTGATCGCTTCGGGCGCGACCGTGGTGATCCGCCCCGATTCCGGCGACCCGGTCGCGGTGGTGCACCAGTGCCTGGAACTGCTCGACGAGGCCTTCGGCCACAGCGTCAACGGCAAGGGCTACAAGGTGCTCAACCACGTGCGCGTGATCCAGGGCGACGGGGTCAACCCGACCAGCATCCGCGCGATCCTGGAACGCGTCACCAGCGCCGGCTACGCCACCGACAACGTCGCCTTCGGCATGGGCGGGGCGCTGTTGCAGCGGCTGGACCGCGACACCCAGAAGTTCGCGCTGAAGTGCTCGGCCGCGCGCGTGGACGGCAAGTGGATCGACGTCTACAAGGATCCGATCACCGACAAGGGCAAGCTCAGCAAGCGCGGCCGCATGAGCCTGCTGCGCCATCGCGAGTACGGCGGCTACCGCACCGAACCGGTGCCGGCCAGCGCCGCCTCGCTGGATGCGCTGGCGCGGCCGGCCGGCTACGACGACGCCATGGTCACTGTGTGGGAGAACGGCCGCCTGCTGCACGACTGGACGTTCGCGCAGGTGCGAGAACGCGCGGACGCGGCGCGCCTGTAG